Proteins encoded within one genomic window of Gimesia chilikensis:
- a CDS encoding gamma-glutamylcyclotransferase family protein — protein MQERLNYFAYGSNLHPARLEARIGRCQFQGIALLKQAELHFHKVGVDASGKCDISIQDPTAGGVWGAVYQITTEQKWELDRFESLGQGYEIREVDVLTYEQSLIRVFTYQAMTAFIDPALQPFDWYHELVLQGARFHGFPAEYLARLQLIKRLTDSDAERITVAQEVLRTIEEYRDRDTD, from the coding sequence ATGCAGGAACGATTAAACTATTTTGCCTACGGTTCAAATTTGCACCCCGCGCGACTCGAAGCACGTATCGGGCGCTGTCAGTTTCAGGGAATCGCCTTACTCAAACAGGCAGAACTCCACTTTCACAAAGTCGGCGTTGATGCGTCCGGGAAATGCGATATTTCGATTCAGGATCCAACCGCAGGCGGCGTCTGGGGGGCCGTCTACCAGATTACGACAGAACAGAAATGGGAACTCGACCGCTTCGAATCGCTGGGACAAGGATATGAGATTCGCGAGGTGGATGTACTGACGTATGAGCAAAGTTTGATCCGTGTGTTTACGTACCAGGCGATGACCGCGTTTATCGATCCCGCGCTGCAGCCTTTCGACTGGTACCATGAGCTGGTTCTCCAGGGAGCCCGTTTTCACGGTTTCCCGGCCGAGTATCTGGCGCGGCTGCAACTGATTAAACGGCTCACAGATTCTGATGCCGAAAGAATCACCGTTGCGCAAGAGGTCCTCAGGACGATTGAAGAATACCGTGATCGGGACACGGATTGA
- a CDS encoding FAD-dependent oxidoreductase encodes MSQLLACGLFLLLIVPKAQGKEYDVVVYGGTSGAVTAAVQAKRLGKSAVIVCPDTHLGGLSSGGLGWTDTGNKAVIGGLAREFYHRVWKHYQTPDAWKWQQRKDYGDKGQGTPAIDGKQRTMWIFEPHVAEAVFDEFVKEYEIPVYRDEWLDRKSGVTKDGDRITAIKTLSGKTFQGKMFIDATYEGDLLATAGVSYHVGREANSVYGEEWNGVQTGVLHHRHHFGPNAVKEKISPYKVPGDPASGLLPRISGADPGKYGSGDDKIQAYCFRMCLTNHDENRVPFPKPEGYDPAQYELLLRIYDAGWRQTFAKFDPIPNFKTDTNNHGPMSTDNIGYNYDYPEASYERRKEIIKEHETYQKGWLYFIANDPRVPKEVQQKMQKWGLAKDEFTDNGNWPHQLYIREARRMIGEFVMTENELLKKKPTPDSVGMGSYTMDSHNVQRYVTPEGYVQNEGDIGVSTRGPYEIAYGSLVPKKGECTNLLVPVCVSSSHIAFGSIRMEPVFMILGHSAATAAAIALDQKLDVQDVPYDQLKTQLIKEGQILEAPAEVKYGSNGINPETLKGIVVDDAQAKLTGLWQTSRSAKKYVASGYSHESNTRDGKAAARFETKVPQAGRYEVRYAYPPNTNRSSQVKVTVQHAGGSTSKTIDQRQAPPLEGVFISLGEYEFTPDKTAAVEVTNADANGYVIIDAVQWIPVKE; translated from the coding sequence ATGTCGCAACTGCTCGCCTGCGGACTGTTTCTGTTACTGATTGTCCCGAAGGCACAAGGCAAGGAATATGATGTCGTCGTCTATGGTGGCACCTCCGGGGCCGTCACCGCAGCCGTTCAGGCGAAGCGACTGGGCAAGTCCGCTGTCATTGTCTGTCCCGATACACATCTGGGAGGTCTCTCCAGTGGCGGTCTGGGCTGGACCGACACCGGCAATAAAGCCGTCATCGGCGGCCTGGCACGCGAATTCTATCATCGCGTCTGGAAACACTATCAGACCCCGGACGCCTGGAAGTGGCAGCAGCGAAAAGACTACGGCGACAAAGGGCAGGGGACTCCCGCCATCGATGGCAAGCAACGCACCATGTGGATTTTTGAACCACACGTCGCCGAGGCTGTCTTTGACGAGTTCGTCAAAGAATACGAGATTCCCGTTTACCGCGACGAATGGCTGGATCGCAAGTCCGGCGTTACCAAAGACGGAGACCGAATCACCGCCATCAAAACGCTCAGCGGCAAAACCTTCCAGGGGAAGATGTTTATCGACGCCACTTATGAAGGTGACCTGCTGGCAACTGCCGGTGTGAGCTACCACGTGGGCCGCGAAGCCAACAGTGTCTACGGTGAAGAATGGAACGGTGTGCAGACTGGCGTACTGCATCACCGGCACCACTTTGGTCCGAATGCGGTCAAGGAAAAGATCAGTCCCTACAAAGTACCCGGCGATCCAGCCAGCGGACTGCTGCCTCGCATCAGTGGTGCCGACCCCGGCAAATACGGTTCGGGTGATGACAAAATTCAGGCCTACTGTTTCCGCATGTGCCTGACCAACCACGATGAGAATCGCGTTCCGTTTCCGAAACCGGAAGGCTACGACCCCGCCCAGTATGAACTCTTGCTGCGAATCTATGATGCCGGCTGGCGCCAGACGTTTGCCAAGTTTGATCCCATCCCAAACTTTAAGACCGATACCAACAATCACGGTCCCATGAGTACCGATAACATCGGCTATAACTACGACTATCCCGAAGCATCCTACGAACGTCGGAAAGAGATTATCAAAGAGCACGAAACCTACCAGAAAGGCTGGCTCTACTTCATCGCCAACGATCCCCGTGTGCCCAAAGAAGTGCAGCAGAAAATGCAGAAATGGGGACTGGCGAAAGATGAGTTCACCGATAACGGCAACTGGCCCCATCAGCTTTACATCCGTGAAGCCCGCCGGATGATCGGCGAATTCGTGATGACCGAAAACGAACTGCTCAAGAAGAAGCCTACCCCCGATTCGGTCGGCATGGGTTCCTACACCATGGACTCGCACAACGTGCAGCGGTATGTCACTCCGGAAGGCTACGTGCAGAACGAAGGGGACATCGGCGTATCGACCCGTGGTCCGTATGAAATTGCTTACGGCAGTCTCGTTCCGAAAAAAGGGGAATGTACCAACCTGCTGGTGCCGGTCTGTGTTTCCAGCTCGCACATCGCCTTCGGTTCGATCCGCATGGAGCCCGTTTTCATGATTCTCGGTCACTCCGCTGCGACGGCAGCTGCGATCGCCCTGGATCAGAAACTGGACGTGCAGGATGTGCCTTATGATCAGCTCAAAACCCAGCTGATCAAAGAAGGCCAGATTCTGGAAGCCCCTGCCGAAGTCAAATATGGAAGTAACGGCATTAATCCGGAAACACTCAAAGGCATTGTTGTCGACGATGCGCAGGCCAAACTGACCGGGCTCTGGCAGACCAGCCGCTCAGCGAAGAAGTATGTGGCTTCGGGTTACAGTCACGAGTCAAATACACGTGATGGCAAAGCCGCTGCCCGCTTTGAAACCAAAGTTCCCCAGGCGGGACGCTACGAAGTTCGCTATGCCTATCCGCCGAACACCAATCGCAGTTCGCAGGTCAAAGTGACCGTGCAGCATGCGGGGGGATCTACTTCCAAAACCATCGACCAGCGTCAGGCACCACCTCTGGAAGGCGTGTTTATCTCGCTGGGAGAATATGAATTCACACCGGACAAAACAGCGGCTGTCGAAGTGACCAATGCCGATGCCAACGGCTATGTCATCATCGACGCCGTCCAGTGGATTCCCGTCAAGGAGTGA
- a CDS encoding pectate lyase encodes MIALLGFRTASAQAAVPVSKENVTKAMRAASEFYRNKLALHGGYVYYYSLDLKERWGEGKASPDQIWVQPPGTPTVGMAFLSAYEATGDQFYLDAATDAALALVYGQLKSGGWTNSVDFNPRSKLTAEYRNGKGRGKNNSTLDDGISQSAIRLIIHVDQAHKFQHKQIHEAAQVALNALLAAQFPVGAFPQVWTGPVPQIPAKPASFPQYDWRTEGRIKNYWDYYTLNDGLAGYVCTTLLDAYEIYKDERLKQAVLKLGDFLILSQLPEPQPAWAQQYNYDMQPIWARRFEPPAITGGETQDVIATLMRIYRFSGEKKYLEPIPRALAWLKRSQLPDGQLARYYELQTNRPLYMNRSGKKYSLTYDDSDLPRHYGWKITSEVKELEREFKAVSAGRELKTELTPKQLLIRVKAILYDLDDQARWISVSTGERLVGQPKFPVNTRYIASDRFSSNLETLSQYLQQQK; translated from the coding sequence ATGATCGCTCTCCTCGGTTTCAGGACTGCCTCCGCTCAGGCGGCGGTGCCGGTCTCCAAGGAGAACGTCACAAAAGCGATGCGGGCGGCCAGCGAGTTTTATCGCAATAAGCTCGCTCTGCACGGGGGCTACGTTTACTACTACAGCCTCGATCTTAAAGAGCGCTGGGGCGAAGGCAAGGCGTCACCGGATCAGATCTGGGTGCAGCCCCCCGGCACTCCGACAGTGGGAATGGCATTCCTCTCGGCCTACGAAGCAACCGGGGACCAGTTCTATCTCGATGCCGCCACCGATGCCGCACTGGCACTCGTTTATGGTCAGTTGAAATCGGGGGGCTGGACGAATTCCGTCGATTTCAATCCCCGCAGTAAACTGACCGCCGAGTACCGGAACGGAAAGGGGCGTGGCAAAAACAACTCGACCCTTGATGACGGAATTTCGCAGTCGGCAATTCGCCTCATCATTCACGTCGATCAGGCCCATAAGTTTCAACATAAACAGATCCACGAAGCAGCACAGGTCGCGTTGAATGCCCTGCTGGCGGCACAGTTCCCGGTGGGGGCCTTTCCCCAGGTCTGGACCGGACCGGTACCACAGATCCCAGCGAAACCGGCCAGCTTTCCCCAATACGACTGGCGGACGGAAGGGCGTATCAAAAACTATTGGGATTACTATACCCTCAACGACGGTCTGGCCGGCTATGTCTGCACGACACTGCTGGACGCCTACGAAATCTACAAAGACGAACGCCTGAAACAGGCGGTGCTCAAACTGGGAGACTTCCTGATTCTGTCCCAGTTACCCGAACCGCAGCCCGCCTGGGCACAGCAGTACAACTACGATATGCAGCCCATCTGGGCCCGCCGCTTCGAACCGCCGGCCATTACCGGGGGAGAGACCCAGGATGTGATTGCCACCCTGATGCGGATTTATCGTTTCAGCGGCGAGAAAAAATATCTGGAACCGATTCCCCGCGCACTCGCCTGGTTAAAACGCTCCCAGTTACCCGATGGGCAGCTCGCCCGCTACTACGAACTGCAGACCAATCGCCCGCTCTACATGAACCGCAGCGGAAAAAAGTACAGCCTGACCTACGACGATTCCGATCTGCCCCGGCACTACGGCTGGAAGATTACCTCAGAGGTCAAGGAACTCGAACGGGAGTTTAAAGCCGTCAGCGCTGGTCGGGAACTAAAGACAGAGCTGACTCCGAAGCAGTTGCTGATCCGCGTGAAAGCGATTCTCTACGACCTGGACGACCAGGCACGCTGGATCAGCGTCAGTACGGGGGAACGTCTGGTGGGACAACCCAAATTTCCGGTGAATACCAGGTACATCGCCAGCGATCGCTTCAGCAGCAACCTGGAGACACTCAGTCAGTATCTCCAGCAGCAGAAATAG
- a CDS encoding histidine phosphatase family protein, producing the protein MEKQHFIPRPEPDATNLLLIRHGATPPNEQRPYILQGCGINPSLSESGQKQAQALATFLAENCSINHIYSSPMIRAKETAQAVCAHFKLTPQEVAEIHECDVGLWEGKSWDIIEQESPAAYKAFMDDPYRNRYEGGESYGDVFNRCEPALRSLLERHTGETIAVVAHNVINRVYLASLLGLPIEKAKDIKQNNTGINIIRHHAGETKVVTMNAIFHLSGVPH; encoded by the coding sequence ATGGAAAAGCAACACTTTATCCCCCGCCCTGAACCCGATGCGACCAACCTGCTGCTGATTCGTCATGGAGCGACTCCCCCGAACGAACAGCGGCCCTATATTCTGCAGGGTTGCGGTATCAATCCCAGTCTGAGTGAATCGGGACAAAAACAGGCTCAGGCCCTGGCGACCTTCCTGGCAGAGAACTGTTCCATCAACCATATCTACAGCAGTCCGATGATTCGTGCGAAAGAGACAGCCCAGGCAGTCTGTGCGCATTTTAAGCTGACTCCGCAGGAAGTCGCGGAGATTCATGAATGCGATGTGGGTCTGTGGGAAGGAAAGTCGTGGGACATCATTGAGCAGGAATCCCCGGCCGCCTATAAGGCATTCATGGATGATCCCTACCGAAACCGTTACGAAGGCGGAGAATCTTACGGCGATGTGTTCAATCGATGTGAGCCTGCGCTCCGATCACTGCTGGAACGCCATACCGGCGAGACGATCGCGGTGGTCGCGCATAATGTAATCAACCGGGTCTATCTGGCCAGCCTGCTGGGACTTCCCATCGAAAAAGCCAAGGACATCAAGCAGAACAATACCGGCATCAACATCATCCGCCATCATGCAGGGGAAACCAAAGTGGTGACGATGAATGCCATCTTCCACTTGAGTGGTGTCCCCCATTAG
- the pdxA gene encoding 4-hydroxythreonine-4-phosphate dehydrogenase PdxA, with the protein MKQPRIALTMGDVSGIGPQLLDALCVQPELNALCWPVVYGNAEVLRRAARHSGSGLEVISVDQLPDELSSRPGAVYCIDRGRADVAEATPCQVDARAGRGAYDYLVSAIDDCLAGKVDAITTAPLNKESLHRGGIDYPGHTEILADRCQVADFGMMLYLPGSDVIQPPAGLGIVHATLHTSIASVPGLLKTDEIFEKTRLIAELMQIMGAEPPRVAVCALNPHAGEHGLFGDEEARIIAPAVERARASGLNATGPLPADTLIRRAVHGEFDAVVAMYHDQGHIPFKLLGFDQAVNITLGLPIVRTSPSHGTAFDIAWSDVKPETRGIMEAVRAAVKLAAHQKQIQTD; encoded by the coding sequence ATGAAACAGCCGCGAATCGCTCTGACAATGGGAGATGTCTCTGGCATCGGTCCCCAGCTACTGGATGCCCTGTGCGTTCAGCCGGAACTGAATGCACTCTGCTGGCCGGTCGTCTATGGCAATGCGGAAGTTCTGCGGCGTGCTGCCCGCCATTCCGGGAGTGGACTGGAAGTCATTTCCGTCGATCAACTACCAGATGAACTCTCATCCCGGCCGGGAGCAGTCTACTGCATTGACCGTGGACGCGCGGATGTGGCGGAAGCAACCCCCTGCCAGGTCGATGCCCGCGCGGGTCGCGGGGCGTACGACTACCTGGTCAGCGCCATCGATGACTGTCTGGCGGGAAAAGTGGATGCGATCACTACAGCCCCCTTGAATAAGGAATCGCTGCATCGGGGCGGCATCGATTATCCGGGACATACTGAGATCCTGGCTGACCGGTGTCAGGTAGCCGACTTTGGGATGATGCTCTATCTACCGGGAAGTGACGTGATTCAACCGCCGGCTGGTCTGGGAATCGTACATGCGACCCTGCATACTTCCATCGCCAGCGTTCCCGGCCTGTTGAAAACCGATGAGATCTTTGAGAAGACACGCCTCATCGCTGAACTGATGCAGATCATGGGCGCAGAACCTCCCCGGGTCGCCGTCTGTGCTTTGAACCCCCATGCGGGAGAACATGGTCTGTTTGGTGATGAGGAAGCGCGGATCATCGCCCCGGCCGTCGAGCGAGCCCGGGCTTCTGGGCTGAATGCGACGGGTCCGCTGCCGGCTGATACGCTGATCCGTCGTGCCGTGCATGGGGAGTTTGACGCAGTCGTTGCCATGTATCATGACCAGGGGCACATCCCCTTCAAGCTGCTCGGCTTTGACCAGGCGGTCAATATTACGCTGGGATTGCCGATCGTCCGGACCAGCCCCAGTCATGGCACCGCGTTTGATATTGCCTGGAGCGACGTCAAGCCAGAGACCAGAGGCATCATGGAGGCCGTCCGGGCCGCGGTCAAACTGGCCGCACATCAGAAACAGATTCAAACCGATTAG
- the rfbC gene encoding dTDP-4-dehydrorhamnose 3,5-epimerase — protein MEVEQTGFPGLLVITPRVFSDERGFFKETYQQERYREAGVDASFVQDNASRSTAGILRGLHYQIQHPQAKLVHVMEGEILDVCVDLRKNSPTFGQSYSIRLTGENHKQLYVPPGFAHGFYVISPQVDFVYKCGDYYYPEHDRTLLWNDPELGIDWPLSGEPLLSEKDRRGLPLKECEVFESL, from the coding sequence ATGGAAGTAGAACAGACCGGTTTTCCCGGGTTACTGGTGATCACCCCCCGGGTCTTTTCTGACGAACGTGGTTTTTTCAAAGAAACGTACCAGCAGGAGCGGTACAGGGAGGCTGGCGTCGATGCCTCTTTTGTACAGGATAATGCATCCCGCTCCACAGCCGGCATTCTCCGGGGACTGCATTACCAGATTCAGCACCCCCAGGCCAAGCTGGTGCACGTCATGGAAGGGGAAATTCTGGACGTGTGTGTCGACCTGCGGAAGAACTCCCCCACGTTCGGCCAGTCCTACTCCATCCGCCTGACAGGCGAGAACCACAAGCAACTCTATGTGCCCCCGGGTTTTGCCCACGGTTTTTATGTCATCAGCCCCCAGGTTGATTTTGTGTATAAGTGTGGCGATTATTATTACCCCGAACACGACCGGACTCTGCTCTGGAACGATCCCGAACTGGGAATTGACTGGCCGCTCTCAGGCGAGCCACTGCTCTCGGAGAAAGACCGTCGAGGGCTGCCGCTGAAAGAATGTGAAGTTTTCGAATCGCTATGA
- a CDS encoding S1C family serine protease produces the protein MQRTLVSAMTLVLLSLAPANAQEVEVRKPVVTPVAPAKLSEVFFKTVPDSLEDLQEIERQVTSLTEKAIHSTVSVRVGDAQGSGVIIDNKAGYILTAAHVIGLAQKDATIILHDGRTLKGRTMGLNRGLDAGLVKLIEDDEVDISKLTAARMGDISQIKTGEWVLATGHPNGYQAGRAPVVRLGRVVTRKKHLLQTDCTLIGGDSGGPLFNMQGEVVGIHSRIGPSTSWNFHIPVSAFQDDWEKLVSGDMWGAKPLGQNAVLGVNGETTDQGCKVTGVTRGFPAEIAGLKENDIIYQLNDEKITGIEQLAEVVQQYKPGQTVQVQLTRDGKSMSFEVQLAARD, from the coding sequence GTGCAACGCACTCTCGTCAGTGCAATGACCCTGGTCCTGCTTTCTCTGGCGCCCGCCAACGCTCAGGAAGTCGAGGTACGTAAACCCGTAGTTACCCCTGTCGCCCCGGCGAAACTTTCCGAAGTCTTTTTCAAGACCGTTCCCGATTCCCTGGAGGATCTTCAGGAAATCGAACGCCAGGTCACTTCCCTGACAGAAAAAGCGATTCACAGTACGGTCTCCGTACGGGTCGGCGATGCCCAGGGGAGTGGGGTGATCATTGATAACAAAGCCGGCTATATCCTCACAGCCGCGCATGTCATCGGACTCGCTCAGAAAGATGCCACCATCATCCTCCACGATGGCCGCACGTTGAAAGGCCGCACCATGGGCCTGAACCGCGGTCTCGATGCGGGACTGGTGAAACTGATCGAAGATGACGAAGTCGATATCAGCAAACTCACAGCCGCCAGGATGGGAGATATCTCCCAGATCAAAACCGGTGAGTGGGTTCTGGCCACCGGACACCCGAACGGCTATCAGGCAGGCCGTGCCCCTGTCGTACGACTGGGACGGGTTGTGACCCGGAAAAAACATCTGCTCCAGACTGATTGCACGCTGATCGGCGGAGACTCAGGTGGCCCGTTATTTAATATGCAGGGAGAGGTGGTTGGTATTCACAGCCGCATCGGTCCCTCTACCAGCTGGAATTTCCACATTCCCGTCTCCGCATTTCAGGATGACTGGGAAAAACTCGTTTCCGGCGATATGTGGGGGGCGAAGCCTCTCGGCCAGAATGCCGTCCTCGGCGTCAATGGCGAAACGACAGATCAAGGATGTAAAGTGACCGGCGTCACCCGCGGATTTCCCGCAGAAATCGCCGGCCTGAAAGAGAACGACATTATTTACCAGCTGAACGATGAAAAGATTACCGGCATCGAACAACTGGCGGAAGTCGTTCAACAATACAAACCGGGGCAGACGGTGCAGGTTCAACTGACGCGCGACGGCAAAAGCATGTCGTTTGAAGTTCAACTCGCCGCCCGGGATTAA
- a CDS encoding S1C family serine protease has translation MNQDHKTRNPQTVRLFALTLIITTCAGWLTDSASAFDQLQPSQLTSGSQMRRAFRSVVSTPRSWTVRVRVNGREASLGAIVESDGWILTKASQLEGKVTCELTTAERYEAEIIGVDGKLDLALLKIDARNLPTVQWQSVTDPKVGQWLVTPGLSMSPVSVGVLSVTRRDIKPAPGVLGVQIDDANGGALVKQVMRESGAEEAGLKPGDVILNVAGENIDSASSLSRFIRKFLPGDRVQVRLLRDEEEINAVVVLTDPQMLIYDRLREMQKKMGGALSRRKTGFAEVLQHDTVLRPEDCGGVIVDLHGKAIGLNIARAGRTKSFAIPADQVIPMIQKLKLKEYAPYNPQKDHKEQTVAAGSAS, from the coding sequence TTGAACCAGGATCATAAAACACGCAATCCGCAGACAGTCCGGCTGTTCGCACTGACTTTGATCATCACCACCTGCGCAGGGTGGCTGACTGATAGTGCCTCCGCTTTCGATCAACTTCAGCCGAGCCAGCTGACCAGCGGTTCTCAAATGCGTCGCGCGTTCCGGTCTGTCGTTTCGACTCCCCGTTCCTGGACGGTCCGCGTCCGTGTGAATGGCAGAGAAGCCTCACTCGGAGCCATCGTGGAATCTGATGGCTGGATACTGACAAAAGCCAGCCAGCTGGAAGGAAAAGTGACCTGCGAACTCACAACCGCTGAACGCTACGAAGCCGAAATCATCGGCGTCGACGGTAAGCTCGATCTGGCCCTGCTCAAAATTGATGCCCGGAATCTGCCTACAGTTCAATGGCAGTCAGTAACTGACCCCAAGGTTGGACAGTGGCTGGTCACTCCCGGACTGAGCATGTCTCCCGTGAGTGTCGGCGTACTCAGCGTGACACGACGGGATATCAAACCCGCCCCGGGTGTCCTGGGCGTGCAGATCGATGACGCTAACGGAGGCGCCCTGGTCAAACAGGTGATGCGCGAAAGTGGTGCTGAAGAAGCGGGCCTGAAACCAGGCGACGTGATTCTGAATGTGGCCGGCGAAAACATCGACAGTGCCAGTTCACTCTCGCGGTTCATCCGTAAATTTCTGCCTGGCGATCGTGTCCAGGTCCGGTTGCTCAGAGACGAAGAAGAAATCAACGCAGTCGTGGTCCTCACCGATCCACAGATGCTGATCTACGATCGCCTGCGGGAAATGCAGAAGAAAATGGGAGGCGCATTGAGTCGCCGGAAAACCGGCTTCGCTGAGGTCCTGCAGCACGATACCGTACTTCGCCCCGAAGACTGTGGCGGCGTCATCGTCGACCTGCACGGGAAGGCCATTGGCTTGAATATTGCCCGGGCTGGCAGAACCAAGTCCTTCGCGATTCCCGCCGATCAGGTGATTCCCATGATTCAGAAGCTCAAGCTCAAAGAGTATGCTCCTTACAATCCCCAGAAGGATCACAAGGAACAGACCGTTGCGGCCGGCAGTGCATCCTGA
- a CDS encoding (5-formylfuran-3-yl)methyl phosphate synthase: MNPRRVELLVSVRNCEEIAAALAGGCDLLDFKEPLNGALGMVNSESLQMIAAYCERHNITQPLSMALGELVEWQERSTMPRIPSAMKYLKLGLSETRTLSNWISCWREVTERIETEHQRQFDWIAVAYADWEQASAASPLEVLSAAIESRCAGLLIDTFHKQGLGLTDLLSMEMLDELIQRAHRHGLKVALAGSIRLGDLEALSPIQPDIIGIRGAACSEKLRTSRVEASAVREFRMQLEEQFHCHHSG, from the coding sequence TTGAATCCCCGCCGCGTCGAGTTACTGGTCAGCGTTCGTAATTGTGAAGAAATTGCCGCTGCGCTGGCCGGAGGTTGTGACCTGCTCGATTTCAAAGAACCGCTGAATGGCGCCCTGGGGATGGTGAATTCTGAGTCCCTGCAGATGATCGCGGCCTACTGCGAACGTCACAACATCACTCAGCCCCTCAGTATGGCGCTGGGCGAACTGGTCGAATGGCAAGAGCGATCCACAATGCCCCGCATACCCTCGGCCATGAAGTACCTGAAACTGGGACTCTCCGAAACCCGGACGCTGTCCAACTGGATCTCCTGCTGGCGGGAGGTAACCGAGCGGATTGAAACGGAACATCAACGGCAGTTCGACTGGATCGCGGTCGCGTATGCAGACTGGGAGCAGGCCTCGGCTGCCTCTCCACTCGAAGTCCTCTCGGCTGCGATTGAGAGCCGATGTGCCGGTCTGCTGATTGACACTTTCCACAAACAGGGGCTCGGGTTAACGGATCTGCTCTCGATGGAAATGCTGGACGAACTTATTCAACGAGCGCATCGGCACGGATTGAAGGTCGCTCTGGCAGGTTCCATTCGCCTGGGTGACCTGGAGGCACTCTCTCCCATTCAGCCGGATATCATTGGTATTCGAGGGGCAGCCTGTTCAGAAAAGCTGCGCACCAGCCGGGTTGAGGCGTCCGCAGTACGTGAATTTAGAATGCAGCTGGAAGAACAGTTCCACTGTCATCATTCGGGATGA